The segment AGGTCAGGAAGCTCCGTTTTTCAAAAAGGGATTGATTTGGAATTTTTAAAAGCACCGACTGACAATTTGTACAAGTTTCTTGCACTTTCAGGTGTGGCATTGTTTGCCCTCGGATGCGTACTCGCACACCAACACGCTTTTAAGAGGGTGTTTTAAAATTATTTTTCCAGCCTGTTTAGCATGAATTGAATCATTGCGATTCGTATGACAGTTTCGCTGTTTTGAGTCAGTCTTTCATAGTCCTTTGAGAGCCTTCTGAATTTTCCAAGCCATGCGAAAGTCCGTTCAACGATCCATCGCTTGGGTAAGACAACGAACCCTTCGGCTTCGACCGGACGCTTAACGGTTTGCAAGATGACACGATACCATTGCTTCAGGAACTCCGGCAAATCAGCCCGCCCGTAAATCGAGTCCGCGAAGATGACTCGAAGCCGACGAAACTTCTGTCTGATGTTTTCAAGAACAAGATGTGCACCTTCGTAGTCTTGTAGATCGGCCGAGTGGACAACAACGACCATCACAAGCCCCAACGTATCCACCAGGATGTGACGCTTTCGTCCGGTAATTCGTTTCGCCGCGTCATACCCGCGTAATTCTCCTCCTTCAGCACTGCGAATGCTTTG is part of the Mariniblastus fucicola genome and harbors:
- a CDS encoding IS5 family transposase; this translates as MSIEYPSSLSDDQWRLLRRLIPPAKLRGRKRIDRRQIVDAILYWCRTGCQWRLLPDCFPNWNTVYGVYRAWRIDGTWQRIHDRLREKVRRKEGRKPTPTAAIIDSQSIRSAEGGELRGYDAAKRITGRKRHILVDTLGLVMVVVVHSADLQDYEGAHLVLENIRQKFRRLRVIFADSIYGRADLPEFLKQWYRVILQTVKRPVEAEGFVVLPKRWIVERTFAWLGKFRRLSKDYERLTQNSETVIRIAMIQFMLNRLEK